A segment of the Kazachstania africana CBS 2517 chromosome 2, complete genome genome:
TGTTCCATCTGCAGCATTCTTGGCTTCACTCATTGGAGATGGTAGTACTTTCTCTTGTCTATCTTGCGGGAATAAGCCTATTAAATCAGACTGCGGTTTCTTTAGGTTCATTAGCGAAGAAAGCAAGATCGGATTTTCGTTCGTATTTTCTAAAGTTTTCAACAGTGGCACGACATCGTTATTTTCCATTTGGGATGCAACGTGTTTAATCTTCTCACTAACCACTTGAGAGGTTTGACTCGGAGTAGGCAAAATAAAAGACTCTTTTCTAGAACCTGTTTTTTTACATTCGACTGTTGGTGTGAGTACAGATACGGCATTAGACAATTCaatcatattattataatctttattttttataatgtTGATTTTTGAAGGTGTGTCGAAAGCTCCCGCTTCTGGAAAACTTCTCGGTTCTCGAATCAGCTCTGATATAGTATGATATTCTTGGCTTAACGGAAAGCTCTTGCCATTGATTTTGTGTTGGGTGGGATATACCATCGAATTCAGTATGGCTTCCAAAGATAAATTGGAGGTAGCGGGTTCAGTGTGTATGCTTTCAGGACAGGTGAAGTCCCTCATTTGGCTGTGTATGGGAGCATCTGTTTTGAGAGGACTCTGAAATTGTTGCTGCGTTGGAGACGCCAAATGTATATTTTTAGGTTTAGCAtactttattttgaatttcaatataGAAAGTAAATCATAAATCTTGGAGAAGTCGCTGTAACTCGTTAAAgtgatttgaaatcttttcaaaacttgcattgaattttcatGTATAAGATATTTGCAAGAAATAACAGGATCTCTAACATTAAACTGTATGGGTTTGGCGTCCTCCATCACAGATGTTTTGATCTCATCTAAAACAGACGTTCCGTTAGCCAAAGTTTGTACTATGATGGTGCCATTTTCTTGAACCAATATCTGGAATGAAAGATTCATGTTCTGAGACTCAGTTAGATGTTTCCACTTTTCCGCATTTAAAGGAGAGACTAACCTAGTCTCAAACCCCAGTGGGGCAAAAATGGCTTGAGTGTAGACGGAGTACATTCTGACCTTGACTTTAAATACTTTGGACATCGCTATCACCTTACTGTGCGCTTGTATTGACTACTTGATACTATGTACCACCA
Coding sequences within it:
- the REC114 gene encoding Rec114p (similar to Saccharomyces cerevisiae REC114 (YMR133W); ancestral locus Anc_2.399); the protein is MSKVFKVKVRMYSVYTQAIFAPLGFETRLVSPLNAEKWKHLTESQNMNLSFQILVQENGTIIVQTLANGTSVLDEIKTSVMEDAKPIQFNVRDPVISCKYLIHENSMQVLKRFQITLTSYSDFSKIYDLLSILKFKIKYAKPKNIHLASPTQQQFQSPLKTDAPIHSQMRDFTCPESIHTEPATSNLSLEAILNSMVYPTQHKINGKSFPLSQEYHTISELIREPRSFPEAGAFDTPSKINIIKNKDYNNMIELSNAVSVLTPTVECKKTGSRKESFILPTPSQTSQVVSEKIKHVASQMENNDVVPLLKTLENTNENPILLSSLMNLKKPQSDLIGLFPQDRQEKVLPSPMSEAKNAADGTCKKNKDSTEEDKFKKTKKDKDVDRKKEIKNTKKIAEIAICGSPSSLKITKRIIKEKVKDRQFMKWVSTL